The following nucleotide sequence is from Corylus avellana chromosome ca7, CavTom2PMs-1.0.
GTGAAAACAGACTCGTGAGCCTTCTACAAAGTCTTTGTTGAATTAAGTTGAGGCATCATATCTCTGAACAATCTGAGATGAATAGCTGGCTTTGGTTGGTGATTGGGTTTGCTTAAGTTGTCTGACCTGATCAACATGAAACAAGATTGAATGTAATAATTAGCTTATTctcacacactcttccaagctTTTAAACCATCGTAACAAATTCATGttctgaaaaagaaaagtggtatcttaattttattttaattgcttTATTTGCTGCAATatcatattgataaataaaaaatgcttttgattttatttttgaacgTTTTTCATACAATAAGTTTACCTAATATGCTTAATTCTTGTGGTTTCTCTATTTGTTGGTATCTAGGAAAGCACCAATGAGGATGTACCCATGCCCACTTACTTCCGTTTCCTTGCCTTACTTGCCTTCAAGATATTTGCAGCAGAGCAGGTTTGAATGTTTGATGTGTATCTTCCAACTTCTCTGCACAGGGTTTTTTCTGTATGAACAAATTCATAGACTTTGTTGCTATCAGAGAAGTGGAATAAAAAACAACCTCTTAAGTCTAATTTTCAATGTAGGTAGATGTTGCTATCTTGGAGGTTGGATTAGGTGGAAAGTTTGATGCAACAAATCTGGTACGTGTATTGTAGTCAGTAAGATGTTTAGATTAAATTCACCTTGAACATGGTTTGCCATTGATATTTCCTATAGAGTTAACATCAAGGATAACCTGATATTGATACCATAACATTTCAGGTTCAGGCACCTACCGTGTGTGGTATATCTTCCCTTGGGTATGACCACATGGAGATTCTCGGTTAGTGCTCTAATTCTGTAGCCTAggcaatttcttttaaatacTTAAGGTGAAGCTGTTGCAAAATGGAAATCATgagtatatataatttttatttttctataaaagagctaatattttatgttgagtTGTGATTTGCAATATGCTCACTAGTAGTTGAAaatgaggaaatttttttttttttttaaaaaaaaaatataaataatcaaaatatcattaaaagtgtaaggcgcgACCtggtacacatgaagtatacaagaaaaaacacCTAACTAATAAgagcaaaaataataaagaaatcatgataactaatcgaAAAATAAAAGCAGCTGCCCAAAGATACAAAATATTGAAGAATAATGACTTAATCTTCTCCAAAGTcttctcacaatcttcaaaacttctGTCGCTCCTTTCTCTCCAAAGGCAAGTGGTCGTCTATATTATGCTTCTTCATTGTTGCACTGTGGTCCCAACTTGTCAGGTTTGCTTTGACATAGCTGGTAATGTCAAAAACTATGAAATATCCTTTAGACCTgaaacataattttttgttgtaagatttttagttttctttcaaTGAATTGGTCGGAACCTTGTGTCTGCATCCATGAGCTGCCACATTTTGTGGGGATAAGAAACTGGGAAGCTTGTCTGTCTGTAAGCCCTTAAGAGCTGTTGAGCTGAAGAAGGCATAGTTAATGCTGGGACATGTTTTGCACctgaattttattattaagcCTTCTAGGTGCTTACGTCAGAATTTAACTAATAATATGCTTGTGTTAGACTTCGCAACTGTACAAAAAGTATTGTAAACATATGTTTGAAGGTGGTGCTAGAAGACTAATTTGCTGTATTACGTCTAagtgcttggttttctttgctgGACACTTCAAACAGGAAACACTCTAGGAGAAATTGCTGGGGAGAAGGCTGGCATCTTCAAGGTGTTCTTTAGAGTTTGAAGTCCTTAAAAAATATGGCTATAGAAGTTGCTTCTTATGTTAACGCTTCAGTCACTTCTATGAGTCTTCTTTATACTTGTCTGTCCTTTCTTCTGTTGCAGCACGGGGTTCCAGCCTTTACTGTGCCTCAACCTGATGAAGCAATGCATGTACTTGAAGAGAAGGCTTCCCATCTGGATGTAAGCTGCACAGTTATTTCATTAGTTAGTTCTGTTTCCCATACAGTTGGAATGTGCATACAGTGAACTAGGCTCAAGACTACAATGATTGAAGTACTAGTGTGTCTGCAGGTCTAATGAAGAAATAGGTGTTTTTTATAAcatgaaatgaaaaattggtTAGTCTATTATGCTTAGTtgagtttctttttatttgtcaaaCAACCAGGTAGAAGTGTTGAAacaaattttctgatttttttttctctctttagaaCTTTCCAAACCTGACAAAGTAATGACATTTTTGAAAAGGTGTTTAGTCTTCATCGGTATTCTTGGTTGTTCAATCATGGCTTATATTGCATTATGTTGAAGTCCTAATATTCATGAGGTAGATTTGTTTTGGATTGTCAAAAATTGCTAACTGATAAACAGGATTAGAACTTGAGGCCTGTCTTTTAGCTTGAAAAAAACCTTCCATCTTCCTGCTTTTCAGTTTTCTGACCTTTATTTTAGAGCATCTTCAATGTGCATAAGATTCTTAACAAGGTGAGGAAGTGCATTTTACCCATTTAAATCTAGCTGTCTTGGTTGCCCTAATAAAAGGTAGCATCCTCTAATGAGCCGAGAAAATCATGCGGTGTACAGGTACATCTTCAAGTGGCACCACCATTAGTTGCTGACTTACTGAATGGTATGAAACTTGGTCTTGAAGGTGAGCATCAATATCTGAATGCCGGTCTTGCTGTTGCACTATGCTCCACTTGGCTTCAGAGAACTGGCCATCTTGAATTCAACTACCTGGCACGAGCTGTAAGTTCTATACATGAGAGCTCTCATCTTCATCCCACGATTTGTCATCtcaatatatttaatttaaaattgtcATGGGGCAGAGCTCTTTGCCAGAGCAGTTCATCAAAGGTCTAACAGCAGCTAGTTTGCAAGGGCGGGCTCAAATTGTCCCTGACCGACAAATTGACATTGAGAGCCCAGGAGATCTGGTGTTCTACTTAGATGGAGCCCATAGTCCCGAAAGCATGGAAGTATGTGCAGGGTGGTTTTCTCTTGCCATTAAAGAGGACAGCCAGCAACAGAACTTGAATTATCAGCCGCAGGATAATTCTAGATCCTCTCATGAATTGATACAAAGGCACCCTGGTGAAAGATCCAGGAAGAACTCCGCACAGGTAGAGCACAGAATTCTGAACCCAGTTAAGTCCGTATCATTTTGATGATGTCTCCAAATGAGTTGAATGTTCATTTGCTCAAGAACTTCTGAGATAGTAATGATTGTTTTCATATACATCTAACTCAGGTGAAGGCAAATAAATGTCATTGTCAGCatggttttttattattagtaatcgagatatcataaAAAGCATAGGGCACCCCATTGCCAACATTTAAATTAGAAACTAACGTTGCTTTCAACCCAAAAGCCTTGTAATATATTTGTGTTCACACTCATCTGTGCTCTTGTGTGctttttatctatttttgtgTACTTATCTGAGAgcattattaattttaaaattgatattgaAGAACACTTGGATTGCATTTGGTTGCTTGGAACGGGAGATTTAATTATGGATTTTGAAGTCCCTGATTCCAAATATACattatttgttttgaatttgaaattaaatttttatggaagtCAAATCCACGTAAGCAATTCCATGCTCGAATTGAATGTATAATATGCTGAAATTTACTAATAATATTTTGTTCCCTTTTACTCTATACCAATACAATTATACCAATATTTTGACCTTTATACTCTGACGCTTCATTTCATTTTTGGGTGGTATTGAGCTAAAGTTGTTGAAAAATACCTGCAGATACTCTTGTTTAATTGTATGTCAGTGCGAGATCCTCAATTGCTTCTTCCGCGCCTGATGAAAACATGTGCCAATCATGGTGAGTGATTGAGGAAGAACCATCTTTAGATATAAATCTTTCACAGAACATAATGACCTAGTAATGGAATAGTATGACTTGGACAAAGTGCATGGCATGTAAGCAGTGCTACAAAATTTTCCCTGGTGATCAATAGATAAGATTATGAACCATCCAGTGCTAAATGCTCTAAAACCAAAAATAAGGATCAACGCATCCGAAGAAGAGAAAATCTGCCTTTAATCTTGATGGGATTCATCAagaaattttcaataaaaacaaattagtttTGATATTCATGGAAGTAATgaatttttggtttaaattttagGTGTACACTTCAAGAAGGCACTATTTGTACCAAATCTATCAGTGTATTATAAGGTTGGATCCCATGATTCACTACCCATTGATTCTCAAGTTGATTTGTCATGGCAATTCAATCTTCAAAGAGTGTGGGAAAACCTCATGCAGGGTAACCAAGGTATCAAGTGAATATGttgtaaataattttcttatattgCAGATTTTAGAgctccaaaattttcaattgaaggcacctttttttttttttttcttctgatcaATTAATATATCACCTTAATTTTGAGTGAACTAAATCATTCTCAGCATGGGCTGAAATCTTCATACTTGGGCCGCCTAATACATAAGTTCTCCAAAACTTTATCTGTCTTTGATATACATAATATAGACCAGAGT
It contains:
- the LOC132187084 gene encoding folylpolyglutamate synthase — protein: MEEGGDGSQKASVTPYEEALDALSSLITKRSRADKSNKGDRFDLLFDYIKMLELEEPLSQMKIIHVAGTKGKGSTCTFTESILRNCGFHTGLFTSPHLIDIRERFRLDGVDICEEKFLAYFWWCYDRLKESTNEDVPMPTYFRFLALLAFKIFAAEQVDVAILEVGLGGKFDATNLVQAPTVCGISSLGYDHMEILGNTLGEIAGEKAGIFKHGVPAFTVPQPDEAMHVLEEKASHLDVHLQVAPPLVADLLNGMKLGLEGEHQYLNAGLAVALCSTWLQRTGHLEFNYLARASSLPEQFIKGLTAASLQGRAQIVPDRQIDIESPGDLVFYLDGAHSPESMEVCAGWFSLAIKEDSQQQNLNYQPQDNSRSSHELIQRHPGERSRKNSAQILLFNCMSVRDPQLLLPRLMKTCANHGVHFKKALFVPNLSVYYKVGSHDSLPIDSQVDLSWQFNLQRVWENLMQGNQGDAKSIDADCEEVKDATKLSVKSCENSAVFSSLPIAIKWLRDTVQQNQSIRLQVLVTGSLHLVGDVLKLVKK